In Bacteroidota bacterium, the genomic stretch TAGCACCAGCCCACCCACCAGGGGCAGGTAGCGGTAGTTTCCAGTCTGGCGGGCCGCCTCGCTCAGGTAGGCCAGGGGGCTCAGGTCGTTCAGGTAGCCCAGGTATTGCTGCCACAGCGGCTGATCCAGGCCCAGCTCGGTGCGGATGTTCTCCAGGGTGGCTACATCCGCACGCTGGCCCGCTATCTGCTCTGCCGGGTCGCCCAGCAGGCCAAACAGTAGGAAAAGCAGCGTAACCACGCCCAGCAGGGTGGCCGCAGCCCGAGACAGGTGCAGGGCAAGCAAGCGCATGGGCGAAGGTAGTAAACAGAAAGACCCAATGACAGCCCGATGAGCTGGCCGAAATAAATTGGGTAGCCAGTCAGGTGGGGGCTGCTTTGCCCCATAAGTTCCACTACCCAACTAGCCCAAGGGCTGAATTGGCTATATTTGCGCGCACATGAACCAGCGTCTACATTTTATCGCGATAGGAGGCAGTGTGATGCACAACCTGGCCCTGGCCCTGCAGGACGCAGGTGCGCAGGTATCGGGCAGTGATGACGAGATACACGAGCCCGCACGGGGCAGGCTAGACCGGGCCGGCCTGCTGCCGGCAGAGATGGGGTGGCACCCGGAGCGCATAGTCCCGGGGCTGGATGCCGTCATCCTGGGTATGCACGCCCGCGAGGACAACCCCGAACTGATAAAAGCCCTGTCGCTGGGCATTCCGGTCTATTCCTTTCCCGAGTTTGTGCACCGCCACTGCCAGCACAAGCAGCGGATTGTGATAGCAGGCAGCCATGGAAAAACAACCGTAACCAGCATCATTATGCACGTGCTGCGGGGGCTGGGCCGGCAGTTTGACTACCTGGTGGGGGCTCAGCTGGAGGGGTTTGACCGCATGGTACGCCTCAGCAGCACGGCCCCCTGCATCCTGATAGAAGGAGACGAATACCAAAGCAGTGCCCTGGACCACCGGCCCAAGTTTGCACACTACGACCCCCACATCTTGGTACTCACCGGCATAGCCTGGGACCACGTAAATGTGTATCCCACCGAAGAGGAGTATCTGGCCCAGTTTGCCAACCTGCTGCAGAACCTAACCAAGGCAGGCATGTGTGTGTACAACAAGGACGATAAAACCGTGCGCGAGCTGGCCCACAAATACCTGGTCAAAGACTTCCACTTCCCCTACCCCTACACCATAGCGTACAACCCGGTGGGGCAGATCGGGTATCGCAGCAAATACACCGTAAAGAAAATATATAAGCACAAAGACGGCCATACCGACATAAAGTTGGACGGGCACCGCTTTGGCACCAGCCTCTTTGGCAAGCACAATGTGAGCAACATAGCCGCTGCCTACGAGGTGTGCAAGCTGCTGGCCGTAAGCCCGGAGGAGTTCGCCGAGCAGCTGGCCAGCTTCCGGGGTGCCGCCCTCCGCCTGCAGCGCATTCATCAG encodes the following:
- a CDS encoding Mur ligase domain-containing protein — its product is MNQRLHFIAIGGSVMHNLALALQDAGAQVSGSDDEIHEPARGRLDRAGLLPAEMGWHPERIVPGLDAVILGMHAREDNPELIKALSLGIPVYSFPEFVHRHCQHKQRIVIAGSHGKTTVTSIIMHVLRGLGRQFDYLVGAQLEGFDRMVRLSSTAPCILIEGDEYQSSALDHRPKFAHYDPHILVLTGIAWDHVNVYPTEEEYLAQFANLLQNLTKAGMCVYNKDDKTVRELAHKYLVKDFHFPYPYTIAYNPVGQIGYRSKYTVKKIYKHKDGHTDIKLDGHRFGTSLFGKHNVSNIAAAYEVCKLLAVSPEEFAEQLASFRGAALRLQRIHQAGNLTVYRDFAHAPSKAHATVDAVAEAYKGYQLTAVLELHTYSSLNRQFIEQYQGTLKKATHKIVLVNQHALEQKKMPRLTEADVFRAFGDRSIVFVQNRQELAQAVHQALSPGLPSVLLLMSSGTLDGYRFEAQAVY